In Arthrobacter sp. QXT-31, one genomic interval encodes:
- a CDS encoding YggS family pyridoxal phosphate-dependent enzyme: protein MTENAVPGDARTVQLQERLDAVRQRIDRATTAAGRGGNPPRLIVVSKFHPAEDVRRLAALGVKDFGENRDQEASAKAEELEGLDLTWHFVGQLQSKKSKTVVRYASAVHSVDRAQLVTALERAMVAQQELTGRGDLDCFIQVSLDEDAGAHRGGAAPDEVPQLAEQLEAAGGLRLAGVMAVAPLGADPDRAFEKLLGISTGLQRDFPGASGISAGMSQDLEAAVRFGATHLRIGSDILGSRPAVR, encoded by the coding sequence ATGACTGAAAACGCGGTACCCGGGGATGCCCGGACAGTACAGCTGCAGGAACGCCTGGATGCCGTACGCCAGCGTATCGACCGTGCCACCACGGCGGCCGGCCGCGGAGGCAACCCTCCACGGCTGATAGTGGTCAGTAAGTTCCACCCGGCTGAGGACGTGCGGCGGCTGGCCGCGCTCGGGGTCAAGGACTTCGGGGAGAACCGGGACCAGGAAGCGTCCGCAAAGGCCGAGGAACTTGAGGGCCTGGACCTCACTTGGCACTTCGTGGGGCAGCTCCAGAGCAAGAAGTCCAAGACGGTGGTCCGCTACGCGTCTGCCGTTCACTCCGTGGATCGCGCCCAGCTGGTGACTGCCCTGGAGCGGGCCATGGTCGCCCAGCAGGAACTGACCGGCCGCGGCGACCTCGACTGCTTCATCCAGGTGAGCCTGGATGAGGACGCCGGAGCCCACCGCGGCGGGGCGGCCCCTGACGAGGTGCCGCAGTTGGCGGAGCAGCTTGAAGCCGCGGGCGGCCTTCGCCTGGCAGGCGTCATGGCGGTGGCGCCACTCGGGGCGGATCCCGACCGGGCCTTCGAAAAACTGCTCGGCATTTCAACTGGCCTGCAGCGGGATTTCCCCGGCGCCTCAGGTATTTCGGCCGGCATGAGCCAGGACCTGGAAGCCGCTGTCCGATTC
- the ftsZ gene encoding cell division protein FtsZ — MAAPQNYLAVIKVVGIGGGGVNAVNRMIEVGLRGVEFIAINTDAQALLMSDADVKLDVGRELTRGLGAGANPEVGKQAAEDHADEIEEVLRGADMVFVTAGEGGGTGTGGAPVVARIARSLGALTIGVVTRPFTFEGRRRAGSAEAGIDALRDEVDTLIVIPNDRLLSISDRNVSVLDAFRSADQVLLSGVQGITDLITTPGLINLDFADVKSVMQGAGSALMGIGSARGEDRAVKAAELAIASPLLEASIDGAHGVLLSIQGGSDLGLFEINEAARLVQEVAHPEANIIFGAVIDDALGDEARVTVIAAGFDDVKATSPSMDQSQQQAAPQRPAVPAAAPQSQPSAGNQQVHVQPVHAGVGAAGLSSWGQQRPSAVPADSGFDVDLPSVVEPDLTGSRSDDLDVPDFLK, encoded by the coding sequence GTGGCAGCTCCGCAGAATTACTTGGCCGTCATCAAGGTCGTCGGCATCGGCGGCGGTGGCGTGAACGCAGTCAACCGCATGATCGAGGTGGGTCTCCGCGGTGTCGAATTCATAGCTATTAACACCGATGCCCAGGCCCTGCTGATGAGTGACGCCGACGTTAAGCTCGACGTCGGACGCGAGCTGACGCGCGGGCTGGGTGCCGGGGCCAATCCCGAGGTCGGCAAGCAGGCTGCCGAGGACCACGCCGACGAGATCGAGGAAGTCCTCCGCGGTGCCGACATGGTCTTCGTGACCGCCGGTGAAGGCGGCGGCACTGGAACCGGCGGCGCGCCCGTCGTTGCCCGCATTGCGCGCTCCCTTGGCGCCCTGACCATCGGTGTGGTCACCCGCCCGTTCACCTTCGAGGGGCGGCGCCGTGCAGGCTCCGCGGAGGCAGGCATCGACGCCCTGCGCGACGAAGTGGACACGCTGATCGTGATCCCCAACGACCGCCTGCTGTCCATCAGCGACCGCAACGTCTCCGTCCTGGACGCCTTCCGCTCCGCTGACCAGGTCCTGCTGTCCGGTGTCCAGGGCATCACGGACCTCATCACCACCCCCGGCCTGATCAACCTTGACTTCGCCGACGTCAAGTCCGTCATGCAGGGTGCAGGCTCGGCCCTGATGGGCATCGGTTCGGCCCGCGGCGAGGACCGCGCGGTCAAGGCAGCCGAGCTCGCCATTGCCTCCCCGCTGCTCGAGGCCTCCATCGACGGCGCCCACGGTGTCCTGCTGTCCATCCAGGGCGGCTCCGATCTCGGCCTGTTCGAGATCAACGAGGCCGCACGCCTGGTGCAGGAAGTTGCCCACCCCGAAGCCAACATCATCTTCGGCGCGGTCATCGACGACGCCCTCGGCGATGAAGCCCGCGTCACCGTCATTGCGGCCGGCTTCGACGACGTCAAGGCCACCTCGCCGTCCATGGACCAGTCGCAGCAGCAGGCTGCGCCGCAGCGCCCCGCCGTTCCGGCGGCTGCGCCGCAGAGCCAGCCGTCCGCGGGCAACCAGCAGGTCCACGTCCAGCCCGTGCACGCCGGTGTCGGTGCCGCAGGCCTGAGCAGCTGGGGCCAGCAGCGCCCGTCGGCTGTCCCCGCAGACTCGGGCTTCGACGTCGACCTTCCGTCTGTGGTGGAGCCCGACCTGACCGGCAGCCGGTCTGACGACCTCGACGTCCCTGATTTCCTGAAGTAG
- a CDS encoding polyphenol oxidase family protein, producing MFLWRAEVKPGVSVAFTDTDAGNLALHVGDDAGAVLRRRARLEETTGVAPRRFQYMNQVHGNEVSLVVEPEVIDSGAVGDTPTADALVSLGGPLAVMVADCIPLVLVGSAASGPVLAAVHAGRPGLFSGVIPAAVEQMRSAGATDIRAWLGPSVCGNCYEVPAELRDEVSAVLPSARSTTSWGTPALDLPGGAASQLEALGVPIEYRGPCTLESDSLFSYRRDSRSGRFAGLVWTHD from the coding sequence TTGTTTTTGTGGCGTGCTGAAGTGAAGCCGGGTGTGTCCGTGGCGTTCACCGATACGGATGCCGGCAACCTCGCCCTGCACGTGGGCGACGACGCCGGCGCGGTGCTGCGCCGCAGGGCCCGCCTTGAGGAAACCACCGGCGTCGCTCCGCGCAGGTTCCAGTACATGAACCAGGTCCATGGCAACGAAGTGTCCCTTGTCGTTGAACCTGAAGTTATTGACTCTGGTGCCGTCGGTGATACGCCGACGGCCGACGCGCTCGTTTCGCTCGGCGGGCCGCTTGCCGTGATGGTGGCGGACTGCATTCCCCTGGTCCTGGTGGGCTCCGCGGCTTCAGGCCCGGTGCTGGCTGCCGTGCATGCCGGGCGGCCCGGTTTGTTCTCCGGCGTCATTCCGGCGGCGGTGGAACAAATGCGCTCCGCCGGCGCCACCGATATCCGGGCCTGGCTTGGGCCGTCCGTCTGCGGCAACTGCTACGAGGTACCCGCTGAACTCCGCGACGAGGTCTCTGCCGTCCTCCCGTCGGCACGGTCAACCACGTCCTGGGGAACTCCGGCACTTGACCTTCCGGGCGGAGCCGCCAGCCAGCTCGAGGCCCTGGGCGTTCCCATCGAGTACCGCGGGCCGTGCACGCTTGAAAGCGACTCCCTGTTTTCCTACCGCCGCGACTCCCGGTCCGGCCGCTTCGCCGGGCTGGTGTGGACCCATGACTGA